A portion of the Scleropages formosus chromosome 13, fSclFor1.1, whole genome shotgun sequence genome contains these proteins:
- the top6bl gene encoding type 2 DNA topoisomerase 6 subunit B-like isoform X2 — protein sequence MDRHVLQTCCSPITHLPACQAIRLVLIQIHRAEQRPKPMDGGLWVSVSSQTSPCSRTLSCTVGVAGLWGSVFSEELQDEVKQKLALFAFLSSPADKEELSTFTDNCGPLHFHLSFQVRAGGDTGKVNWSRTEQFLHRVSLVHAQVEIYFTVKINESIKQQVFRSWPDCRFTLIGCSLVTDNTSYLLCAPPVGPGPQCARLHPVQGSSTPLVPPPDVAEMCGVISLLPVGALSPCLDQHPNQPACVADIQILLYGPSNLPLLRGDGEGPLDFLCNLTHFLPWEDFGLSGVRFSENTLRGTLSSELVYTMDRTEQNDAVKQTLFLFLFLQHSDPFHSDLSDFTDSEEILVQNLDLILQHNSEIVKSAIYSILSSTLGVSLKRKQAQEKIQAALPVILTSLSTVVNSSSCLDFRNACLKKMKVLDTRELGDALQRSLLGVVEGRYVPSRKCNSSKQSMKNTSDTRDEVVSIRSKGKVKKNNQLEDICAAHSCPDKGRSAGKTVGKVGQKSCTGKRRRKGLASSLPAVHKLRRSGYQRTALCPPQPPLGQPAASEHMVQNILTASPPDQENNQEDDTWLSVFDWE from the exons ATGGACAGACACGTACTGCAG ACCTGTTGCAGCCCCATCACACACCTTCCTGCGTGTCAGGCCATCAGGCTGGTCCTGATCCAGATCCACCGGGCCGAACAGCGGCCAAAGCCTATGGATGGCGGACTGTGGGTCTCGGTGTCCTCACAGACCAGCCCGTGTTCTCGCACTCTGAGCTGCACAG TTGGTGTTGCTGGTCTCTGGGGTTCAGTGTTCTCAGAAGAGCTTCAGGATG AAGTAAAGCAGAAACTGGCATTATTTGCCTTTCTCAGCTCACCTGCAGACAAAGAGGAGCTCAGCACATTCACTGATAATTGTGGGCCACTTCACTTTCACTTGTCTTTCCAG GTGAGAGCTGGAGGTGACACTGGTAAGGTGAACTGGTCAAGGACAGAACAGTTCTTACACAGAGTCAGTCTTGTTCATGCACAG GtggaaatttattttactgtgaagATCAATGAATCCATAAAACAGCAAGTCTTTAG ATCTTGGCCAGACTGCAGATTTACATTAATAGGTTGTAGCCTGGTCACGGACAATACCTCCTATCTATT GTGTGCCCCCCCTGTTGGTCCAGGCCCACAGTGTGCCAGGCTACACCCTGTGCAAGGTAGTTCCACACCCCTGGTACCCCCTCCAGATGTAGCAGAGATGTGTGGGGTCATCAGTCTTCTCCCTGTAGGAGCACTTAGCCCCTGCCTGGACCAGCATCCCAACCAGCCAGCCTGCGTTGCTGACATACAA ATTTTACTCTATGGTCCTTCCAATCTACCCCTGCTGCGAGGTGATGGAGAGGGTCCCTTGGACTTTTTATGCAATCTCACACATTTCTTGCCTTGGGAGGATTTTGGTCTTTCTGGGGTGCGGTTTTCAGAAAACACACTTAGAG GCACTTTGTCCTCTGAGTTGGTCTACACTATGGACAGGACTGAACAGAATGATGCTGTGAAGCAgactctctttctcttcctcttcctccagcacAGTGACCCCTTCCACTCTGACTTGTCTGACTTCACAG ACAGTGAGGAGATTCTTGTACAAAATCTGGACCTGATCCTTCAGCACAACAGTGAAATAGTGAAGTCAGCCATATACTCTATCCTGAGttccaccctgggtgtgtctttaAAGAGAAAACAG GCCCAAGAAAAGATACAGGCTGCCTTGCCTGTTATCCTTACCTCACTGTCCACTGTggtgaacagcagcagctgtctGGACTTCAGGAATGCTTGTCTCAAAAAAATGAAG GTTCTAGACACGAGGGAGCTGGGGGATGCTCTTCAACGGTCTCTCTTGGGGGTGGTGGAAGGCCGGTACGTACCGAGCCGAAAGTGTAACAGCAGCAAG CAGTCTATGAAAAACACCTCAGATACAAGGGATGAGGTGGTTTCCATACGCAGTAAAGGAAAGGTGAAGAAAAATAATCAATTAGAGGACATTTGTGCTGCTCATTCCTGCCCTGACAAAG GCAGATCTGCTGGGAAGACTGTAGGCAAGGTGGGCCAGAAGTCCTGCACTGGGAAGAGACGACGAAAGGGTTTGGCCAGCAGTCTCCCTGCAGTGCACAAACTGAGACGCAGTGGGTACCAGAGGACAGCTCTGTGTCCTCCGCAGCCACCCCTGGGTCAACCTGCTGCCTCTGAGCACATGGTACAAAATATTTTGACTGCATCTCCACCTGACCAGGAGAATAATCAG GAGGATGATACATGGTTGTCAGTGTTTGACTGGGAATGA
- the top6bl gene encoding type 2 DNA topoisomerase 6 subunit B-like isoform X3, with the protein MDRHVLQAIRLVLIQIHRAEQRPKPMDGGLWVSVSSQTSPCSRTLSCTVGVAGLWGSVFSEELQDEVKQKLALFAFLSSPADKEELSTFTDNCGPLHFHLSFQVRAGGDTGKVNWSRTEQFLHRVSLVHAQVEIYFTVKINESIKQQVFRSWPDCRFTLIGCSLVTDNTSYLLCAPPVGPGPQCARLHPVQGSSTPLVPPPDVAEMCGVISLLPVGALSPCLDQHPNQPACVADIQILLYGPSNLPLLRGDGEGPLDFLCNLTHFLPWEDFGLSGVRFSENTLRGTLSSELVYTMDRTEQNDAVKQTLFLFLFLQHSDPFHSDLSDFTDSEEILVQNLDLILQHNSEIVKSAIYSILSSTLGVSLKRKQAQEKIQAALPVILTSLSTVVNSSSCLDFRNACLKKMKVLDTRELGDALQRSLLGVVEGRYVPSRKCNSSKQSMKNTSDTRDEVVSIRSKGKVKKNNQLEDICAAHSCPDKAGRSAGKTVGKVGQKSCTGKRRRKGLASSLPAVHKLRRSGYQRTALCPPQPPLGQPAASEHMVQNILTASPPDQENNQEDDTWLSVFDWE; encoded by the exons ATGGACAGACACGTACTGCAG GCCATCAGGCTGGTCCTGATCCAGATCCACCGGGCCGAACAGCGGCCAAAGCCTATGGATGGCGGACTGTGGGTCTCGGTGTCCTCACAGACCAGCCCGTGTTCTCGCACTCTGAGCTGCACAG TTGGTGTTGCTGGTCTCTGGGGTTCAGTGTTCTCAGAAGAGCTTCAGGATG AAGTAAAGCAGAAACTGGCATTATTTGCCTTTCTCAGCTCACCTGCAGACAAAGAGGAGCTCAGCACATTCACTGATAATTGTGGGCCACTTCACTTTCACTTGTCTTTCCAG GTGAGAGCTGGAGGTGACACTGGTAAGGTGAACTGGTCAAGGACAGAACAGTTCTTACACAGAGTCAGTCTTGTTCATGCACAG GtggaaatttattttactgtgaagATCAATGAATCCATAAAACAGCAAGTCTTTAG ATCTTGGCCAGACTGCAGATTTACATTAATAGGTTGTAGCCTGGTCACGGACAATACCTCCTATCTATT GTGTGCCCCCCCTGTTGGTCCAGGCCCACAGTGTGCCAGGCTACACCCTGTGCAAGGTAGTTCCACACCCCTGGTACCCCCTCCAGATGTAGCAGAGATGTGTGGGGTCATCAGTCTTCTCCCTGTAGGAGCACTTAGCCCCTGCCTGGACCAGCATCCCAACCAGCCAGCCTGCGTTGCTGACATACAA ATTTTACTCTATGGTCCTTCCAATCTACCCCTGCTGCGAGGTGATGGAGAGGGTCCCTTGGACTTTTTATGCAATCTCACACATTTCTTGCCTTGGGAGGATTTTGGTCTTTCTGGGGTGCGGTTTTCAGAAAACACACTTAGAG GCACTTTGTCCTCTGAGTTGGTCTACACTATGGACAGGACTGAACAGAATGATGCTGTGAAGCAgactctctttctcttcctcttcctccagcacAGTGACCCCTTCCACTCTGACTTGTCTGACTTCACAG ACAGTGAGGAGATTCTTGTACAAAATCTGGACCTGATCCTTCAGCACAACAGTGAAATAGTGAAGTCAGCCATATACTCTATCCTGAGttccaccctgggtgtgtctttaAAGAGAAAACAG GCCCAAGAAAAGATACAGGCTGCCTTGCCTGTTATCCTTACCTCACTGTCCACTGTggtgaacagcagcagctgtctGGACTTCAGGAATGCTTGTCTCAAAAAAATGAAG GTTCTAGACACGAGGGAGCTGGGGGATGCTCTTCAACGGTCTCTCTTGGGGGTGGTGGAAGGCCGGTACGTACCGAGCCGAAAGTGTAACAGCAGCAAG CAGTCTATGAAAAACACCTCAGATACAAGGGATGAGGTGGTTTCCATACGCAGTAAAGGAAAGGTGAAGAAAAATAATCAATTAGAGGACATTTGTGCTGCTCATTCCTGCCCTGACAAAG CAGGCAGATCTGCTGGGAAGACTGTAGGCAAGGTGGGCCAGAAGTCCTGCACTGGGAAGAGACGACGAAAGGGTTTGGCCAGCAGTCTCCCTGCAGTGCACAAACTGAGACGCAGTGGGTACCAGAGGACAGCTCTGTGTCCTCCGCAGCCACCCCTGGGTCAACCTGCTGCCTCTGAGCACATGGTACAAAATATTTTGACTGCATCTCCACCTGACCAGGAGAATAATCAG GAGGATGATACATGGTTGTCAGTGTTTGACTGGGAATGA
- the top6bl gene encoding type 2 DNA topoisomerase 6 subunit B-like isoform X1, protein MDRHVLQTCCSPITHLPACQAIRLVLIQIHRAEQRPKPMDGGLWVSVSSQTSPCSRTLSCTVGVAGLWGSVFSEELQDEVKQKLALFAFLSSPADKEELSTFTDNCGPLHFHLSFQVRAGGDTGKVNWSRTEQFLHRVSLVHAQVEIYFTVKINESIKQQVFRSWPDCRFTLIGCSLVTDNTSYLLCAPPVGPGPQCARLHPVQGSSTPLVPPPDVAEMCGVISLLPVGALSPCLDQHPNQPACVADIQILLYGPSNLPLLRGDGEGPLDFLCNLTHFLPWEDFGLSGVRFSENTLRGTLSSELVYTMDRTEQNDAVKQTLFLFLFLQHSDPFHSDLSDFTDSEEILVQNLDLILQHNSEIVKSAIYSILSSTLGVSLKRKQAQEKIQAALPVILTSLSTVVNSSSCLDFRNACLKKMKVLDTRELGDALQRSLLGVVEGRYVPSRKCNSSKQSMKNTSDTRDEVVSIRSKGKVKKNNQLEDICAAHSCPDKAGRSAGKTVGKVGQKSCTGKRRRKGLASSLPAVHKLRRSGYQRTALCPPQPPLGQPAASEHMVQNILTASPPDQENNQEDDTWLSVFDWE, encoded by the exons ATGGACAGACACGTACTGCAG ACCTGTTGCAGCCCCATCACACACCTTCCTGCGTGTCAGGCCATCAGGCTGGTCCTGATCCAGATCCACCGGGCCGAACAGCGGCCAAAGCCTATGGATGGCGGACTGTGGGTCTCGGTGTCCTCACAGACCAGCCCGTGTTCTCGCACTCTGAGCTGCACAG TTGGTGTTGCTGGTCTCTGGGGTTCAGTGTTCTCAGAAGAGCTTCAGGATG AAGTAAAGCAGAAACTGGCATTATTTGCCTTTCTCAGCTCACCTGCAGACAAAGAGGAGCTCAGCACATTCACTGATAATTGTGGGCCACTTCACTTTCACTTGTCTTTCCAG GTGAGAGCTGGAGGTGACACTGGTAAGGTGAACTGGTCAAGGACAGAACAGTTCTTACACAGAGTCAGTCTTGTTCATGCACAG GtggaaatttattttactgtgaagATCAATGAATCCATAAAACAGCAAGTCTTTAG ATCTTGGCCAGACTGCAGATTTACATTAATAGGTTGTAGCCTGGTCACGGACAATACCTCCTATCTATT GTGTGCCCCCCCTGTTGGTCCAGGCCCACAGTGTGCCAGGCTACACCCTGTGCAAGGTAGTTCCACACCCCTGGTACCCCCTCCAGATGTAGCAGAGATGTGTGGGGTCATCAGTCTTCTCCCTGTAGGAGCACTTAGCCCCTGCCTGGACCAGCATCCCAACCAGCCAGCCTGCGTTGCTGACATACAA ATTTTACTCTATGGTCCTTCCAATCTACCCCTGCTGCGAGGTGATGGAGAGGGTCCCTTGGACTTTTTATGCAATCTCACACATTTCTTGCCTTGGGAGGATTTTGGTCTTTCTGGGGTGCGGTTTTCAGAAAACACACTTAGAG GCACTTTGTCCTCTGAGTTGGTCTACACTATGGACAGGACTGAACAGAATGATGCTGTGAAGCAgactctctttctcttcctcttcctccagcacAGTGACCCCTTCCACTCTGACTTGTCTGACTTCACAG ACAGTGAGGAGATTCTTGTACAAAATCTGGACCTGATCCTTCAGCACAACAGTGAAATAGTGAAGTCAGCCATATACTCTATCCTGAGttccaccctgggtgtgtctttaAAGAGAAAACAG GCCCAAGAAAAGATACAGGCTGCCTTGCCTGTTATCCTTACCTCACTGTCCACTGTggtgaacagcagcagctgtctGGACTTCAGGAATGCTTGTCTCAAAAAAATGAAG GTTCTAGACACGAGGGAGCTGGGGGATGCTCTTCAACGGTCTCTCTTGGGGGTGGTGGAAGGCCGGTACGTACCGAGCCGAAAGTGTAACAGCAGCAAG CAGTCTATGAAAAACACCTCAGATACAAGGGATGAGGTGGTTTCCATACGCAGTAAAGGAAAGGTGAAGAAAAATAATCAATTAGAGGACATTTGTGCTGCTCATTCCTGCCCTGACAAAG CAGGCAGATCTGCTGGGAAGACTGTAGGCAAGGTGGGCCAGAAGTCCTGCACTGGGAAGAGACGACGAAAGGGTTTGGCCAGCAGTCTCCCTGCAGTGCACAAACTGAGACGCAGTGGGTACCAGAGGACAGCTCTGTGTCCTCCGCAGCCACCCCTGGGTCAACCTGCTGCCTCTGAGCACATGGTACAAAATATTTTGACTGCATCTCCACCTGACCAGGAGAATAATCAG GAGGATGATACATGGTTGTCAGTGTTTGACTGGGAATGA
- the top6bl gene encoding type 2 DNA topoisomerase 6 subunit B-like isoform X4, giving the protein MDRHVLQTCCSPITHLPACQAIRLVLIQIHRAEQRPKPMDGGLWVSVSSQTSPCSRTLSCTVGVAGLWGSVFSEELQDEVKQKLALFAFLSSPADKEELSTFTDNCGPLHFHLSFQVRAGGDTGKVNWSRTEQFLHRVSLVHAQVEIYFTVKINESIKQQVFRSWPDCRFTLIGCSLVTDNTSYLLCAPPVGPGPQCARLHPVQGSSTPLVPPPDVAEMCGVISLLPVGALSPCLDQHPNQPACVADIQISSIHHSASVCTLSSELVYTMDRTEQNDAVKQTLFLFLFLQHSDPFHSDLSDFTDSEEILVQNLDLILQHNSEIVKSAIYSILSSTLGVSLKRKQAQEKIQAALPVILTSLSTVVNSSSCLDFRNACLKKMKVLDTRELGDALQRSLLGVVEGRYVPSRKCNSSKQSMKNTSDTRDEVVSIRSKGKVKKNNQLEDICAAHSCPDKAGRSAGKTVGKVGQKSCTGKRRRKGLASSLPAVHKLRRSGYQRTALCPPQPPLGQPAASEHMVQNILTASPPDQENNQEDDTWLSVFDWE; this is encoded by the exons ATGGACAGACACGTACTGCAG ACCTGTTGCAGCCCCATCACACACCTTCCTGCGTGTCAGGCCATCAGGCTGGTCCTGATCCAGATCCACCGGGCCGAACAGCGGCCAAAGCCTATGGATGGCGGACTGTGGGTCTCGGTGTCCTCACAGACCAGCCCGTGTTCTCGCACTCTGAGCTGCACAG TTGGTGTTGCTGGTCTCTGGGGTTCAGTGTTCTCAGAAGAGCTTCAGGATG AAGTAAAGCAGAAACTGGCATTATTTGCCTTTCTCAGCTCACCTGCAGACAAAGAGGAGCTCAGCACATTCACTGATAATTGTGGGCCACTTCACTTTCACTTGTCTTTCCAG GTGAGAGCTGGAGGTGACACTGGTAAGGTGAACTGGTCAAGGACAGAACAGTTCTTACACAGAGTCAGTCTTGTTCATGCACAG GtggaaatttattttactgtgaagATCAATGAATCCATAAAACAGCAAGTCTTTAG ATCTTGGCCAGACTGCAGATTTACATTAATAGGTTGTAGCCTGGTCACGGACAATACCTCCTATCTATT GTGTGCCCCCCCTGTTGGTCCAGGCCCACAGTGTGCCAGGCTACACCCTGTGCAAGGTAGTTCCACACCCCTGGTACCCCCTCCAGATGTAGCAGAGATGTGTGGGGTCATCAGTCTTCTCCCTGTAGGAGCACTTAGCCCCTGCCTGGACCAGCATCCCAACCAGCCAGCCTGCGTTGCTGACATACAAATATCCTCAATCCACcattcagcctctgtgt GCACTTTGTCCTCTGAGTTGGTCTACACTATGGACAGGACTGAACAGAATGATGCTGTGAAGCAgactctctttctcttcctcttcctccagcacAGTGACCCCTTCCACTCTGACTTGTCTGACTTCACAG ACAGTGAGGAGATTCTTGTACAAAATCTGGACCTGATCCTTCAGCACAACAGTGAAATAGTGAAGTCAGCCATATACTCTATCCTGAGttccaccctgggtgtgtctttaAAGAGAAAACAG GCCCAAGAAAAGATACAGGCTGCCTTGCCTGTTATCCTTACCTCACTGTCCACTGTggtgaacagcagcagctgtctGGACTTCAGGAATGCTTGTCTCAAAAAAATGAAG GTTCTAGACACGAGGGAGCTGGGGGATGCTCTTCAACGGTCTCTCTTGGGGGTGGTGGAAGGCCGGTACGTACCGAGCCGAAAGTGTAACAGCAGCAAG CAGTCTATGAAAAACACCTCAGATACAAGGGATGAGGTGGTTTCCATACGCAGTAAAGGAAAGGTGAAGAAAAATAATCAATTAGAGGACATTTGTGCTGCTCATTCCTGCCCTGACAAAG CAGGCAGATCTGCTGGGAAGACTGTAGGCAAGGTGGGCCAGAAGTCCTGCACTGGGAAGAGACGACGAAAGGGTTTGGCCAGCAGTCTCCCTGCAGTGCACAAACTGAGACGCAGTGGGTACCAGAGGACAGCTCTGTGTCCTCCGCAGCCACCCCTGGGTCAACCTGCTGCCTCTGAGCACATGGTACAAAATATTTTGACTGCATCTCCACCTGACCAGGAGAATAATCAG GAGGATGATACATGGTTGTCAGTGTTTGACTGGGAATGA
- the top6bl gene encoding type 2 DNA topoisomerase 6 subunit B-like isoform X5 — protein MDRHVLQTCCSPITHLPACQAIRLVLIQIHRAEQRPKPMDGGLWVSVSSQTSPCSRTLSCTVGVAGLWGSVFSEELQDEVKQKLALFAFLSSPADKEELSTFTDNCGPLHFHLSFQVRAGGDTGKVNWSRTEQFLHRVSLVHAQVEIYFTVKINESIKQQVFRSWPDCRFTLIGCSLVTDNTSYLLCAPPVGPGPQCARLHPVQGSSTPLVPPPDVAEMCGVISLLPVGALSPCLDQHPNQPACVADIQILLYGPSNLPLLRGDGEGPLDFLCNLTHFLPWEDFGLSGVRFSENTLRGTLSSELVYTMDRTEQNDAVKQTLFLFLFLQHSDPFHSDLSDFTDSEEILVQNLDLILQHNSEIVKSAIYSILSSTLGVSLKRKQAQEKIQAALPVILTSLSTVVNSSSCLDFRNACLKKMKVLDTRELGDALQRSLLGVVEGRSL, from the exons ATGGACAGACACGTACTGCAG ACCTGTTGCAGCCCCATCACACACCTTCCTGCGTGTCAGGCCATCAGGCTGGTCCTGATCCAGATCCACCGGGCCGAACAGCGGCCAAAGCCTATGGATGGCGGACTGTGGGTCTCGGTGTCCTCACAGACCAGCCCGTGTTCTCGCACTCTGAGCTGCACAG TTGGTGTTGCTGGTCTCTGGGGTTCAGTGTTCTCAGAAGAGCTTCAGGATG AAGTAAAGCAGAAACTGGCATTATTTGCCTTTCTCAGCTCACCTGCAGACAAAGAGGAGCTCAGCACATTCACTGATAATTGTGGGCCACTTCACTTTCACTTGTCTTTCCAG GTGAGAGCTGGAGGTGACACTGGTAAGGTGAACTGGTCAAGGACAGAACAGTTCTTACACAGAGTCAGTCTTGTTCATGCACAG GtggaaatttattttactgtgaagATCAATGAATCCATAAAACAGCAAGTCTTTAG ATCTTGGCCAGACTGCAGATTTACATTAATAGGTTGTAGCCTGGTCACGGACAATACCTCCTATCTATT GTGTGCCCCCCCTGTTGGTCCAGGCCCACAGTGTGCCAGGCTACACCCTGTGCAAGGTAGTTCCACACCCCTGGTACCCCCTCCAGATGTAGCAGAGATGTGTGGGGTCATCAGTCTTCTCCCTGTAGGAGCACTTAGCCCCTGCCTGGACCAGCATCCCAACCAGCCAGCCTGCGTTGCTGACATACAA ATTTTACTCTATGGTCCTTCCAATCTACCCCTGCTGCGAGGTGATGGAGAGGGTCCCTTGGACTTTTTATGCAATCTCACACATTTCTTGCCTTGGGAGGATTTTGGTCTTTCTGGGGTGCGGTTTTCAGAAAACACACTTAGAG GCACTTTGTCCTCTGAGTTGGTCTACACTATGGACAGGACTGAACAGAATGATGCTGTGAAGCAgactctctttctcttcctcttcctccagcacAGTGACCCCTTCCACTCTGACTTGTCTGACTTCACAG ACAGTGAGGAGATTCTTGTACAAAATCTGGACCTGATCCTTCAGCACAACAGTGAAATAGTGAAGTCAGCCATATACTCTATCCTGAGttccaccctgggtgtgtctttaAAGAGAAAACAG GCCCAAGAAAAGATACAGGCTGCCTTGCCTGTTATCCTTACCTCACTGTCCACTGTggtgaacagcagcagctgtctGGACTTCAGGAATGCTTGTCTCAAAAAAATGAAG GTTCTAGACACGAGGGAGCTGGGGGATGCTCTTCAACGGTCTCTCTTGGGGGTGGTGGAAGGCCG CAGTCTATGA